A region of the Stigmatopora nigra isolate UIUO_SnigA chromosome 10, RoL_Snig_1.1, whole genome shotgun sequence genome:
TCCTCCAGTTTAACTTAACCCAATAGTGCTGAAATTATGCCATACATTGTATGATGATAGGcagttagtttttttaatatatttactaTTTTACTATAGTGTACGTTTTATTAATTTTGACAAGGTGCCAGTCTAAACGGAGTAATTTGGGCTTTTTTTGCATTCAGGTCGTCTGAAACCACAAAAGATACGTTGCTCTGGTCCAGTCTTAGTACTAATTAAAAACTGAACGTATATTCCAAAAATCTTTAATATCTGATCACACTACGATGAAGCAAGCAAATTATGCACGTCTTAATCAATTCCTATAATATAAAGAATAACGTGTTTCCATTCAATGCCTTTGGAACAAGCTATATTCCAGAAACTAGACGGCGCCGAAACGAAGCTcgaattttaaaaagggaaccctttgattcattttttcataTGCAAGACTTTACCTTTACTGGTGATAAATATTAATGCCTGTTTATTGAGAGATCGGAGTAATATTATTAAGAATTAGCCCATAAAGAACGTCGACTTACTTCGGCATGTTTCATGAAGATTGGATCCAAAAGCGCCAGCTGTGTTTCGAAAAAAATGTTCCTACTAGAAACGGGTTCTTGCGACATAATGTTCCAGTTGGAATGCAGTGGTAACAGTGATGCTTTGCATCAAgagaaaattaattttatttgaaaaataaatatcctTTCACGCATACACTCTTGCCTTTTCCAAATTGTTAcaaaatttatatattataaattggCAAAGGTGGCCTCGCTAgggaaacattgtttttttcttcatttcaccaCTAGTAGTCGCTCTCGACACGTAAACCAATCGCTGCAGAAAAACGAATAGGAAGAAAATTAAAagatttcaaaacatttaacaaattaagtgcatatattttataaatgtaaagaaaatgtttatagtAATATATTTAAGTATGCATTGAATTTCTTAGACATTTGAGAGTGGACAaatgaataaacacaaaaacaatgtgATGTCAGTTatacccacaaacacacacactaaaatatTAGTATTAATGACATAAGAGAGAGATGTTATGAAAATGAAAGATGTTCCATTAGAATTTACTGGGGGAAAAGTTTTGTTAtggtaacaaaacaaatgtaaaagtgTTAGTTCCTAACACCAAAGGATTGGATGCCAATTGCCaacaatgacagccaatgagttaatgctCCAGAATGTATTCACTTATTGAGCTTAAGTAACTTGAGAGCCCGCACTCCCTCGACAACGGAGTGCCTTTGTATGGGGGCGTTCTCCTCCATAATGGGGGCCATAATGACCCGCAGGGGATTGTGGGGTCCCTTGTGCGTGTCCGGGTTGACGGTCTTTGCTTGGAAGCGTTGTTGCTTGAGCAGCTGCAACTGTTGATTCTCCTGTTGCAGATGCTCACAGCGCATCTTGAGGAGATCTCCGTGTAGCTGTGCATTGTTGTAGCGCTTCCTCAACTCGGGGAACTCGTACATGGGCGACGGTTCCGCTAGCTGCGTTTCGGAATCTGAGGCGAGTTTTTCGGAAAACCCCAGTTCCTCTTTCTGCATCGCTTCTAAATGGCGACACATCTCCGCCACCTTCAGGAGCCGGGCGCCCTTAGCAATGATCAACTTGAGGCCATTGGCGGCGGCATTGCTGTTTACACTTGCCTTTTTGATCATGACCTGGATGGGGACGCGGTTTTCAGCCATTTGGTTGAGAAGCATGAGGATCTTTGCCTTGGAGTCGTTCCTTGCCTCAGTCAGCTTAGCCAACATGTCAGAGTTGGTTTTCTCGATGGTCCCCAGACGAGACTGAGTCTCAAGAATGGTGTTGTACAGAGCCACACTCTTCTTTGCAGTGGTCAGTGAAACATTTTTCTTGTCTTCCATGCCCTCCACTTTCTCCATATCATAGTAGTAGCGATTATCAGCTTTCTGGTTCTTCAGGACTTTCACATTCAGGTCCAAAAAGCACTCCTCTACCTCAAAGGCTTTTATTTTCTCGTACACCGAGTGGGCCACTATGGGCTCGCTATACAGCATGTGGATAGTCGCCAAGGCTTGCTGGTGGTGACGCTCCAGATGGAGCAGGGTCTCCTCGAAACCAATGCGCGACTGCAGGAAATGAGTAGCCATTTTTTGGCTCAGCAGCTCCAACTTTGTGGCAAAGGCGTCCTGGCCCAGGTCCCATTGCTCCTGTAAAAACTTAAGACGCTTCTTTTGGATGTCACGCAGACGCTCCACATGCTCGTGGTGCACCCGCCACGACTGCGCCGAGAGGCGCTCCATCTTCTGTAAGCTGCATGTGAAGCCTTCCACGGCCCTGTTCAGGTTGGGGTCCCGCCGGTCAAAGGTACGCCGAAGCGCCGTGAGCTCCTCCTTGATCTCCTCGCAGCGGTTGGAGCGCTGGCCCAGGCGATGGGTATCATTCAGTTTGACGACATTGATGGCCGCGTAGTCATCTTCCTTCTTCAGCTTTTCCCTCATGATCTTCGGGCGCAGCAGGGGGTCATCCCCTACGCGTTTGCCCTTTTTACCTTTCTTCTTGGGCATCTTGATTTCCTCACGTGTCCTAAGAATTTGAAGCAAGCGTGAAAATACACTGCAAAAACACAACGATTCTGGATTTGACTAAAAATAGGGGCGTGAAGATGACATCATTGATTAGGGCGATGCATTAGAGGCACAGGTGATGTGTCATTGTCTTAATTAAACATGTGTTCACCTTGCTGATCAAATTCTAAAGGTAAAATAGAGACGTTTTGCAATTATCGGCAGGTACATCATACGGAAATGGCTTTGCATGATCACTTCAAAGTTTGGTCATCAGACAATTAAAGAGCAGCAGCAGATTTCAAAGCTCTTGCAATGTGTAAATTCTTTCAAATTGATCCAGATGATTTTCTTATTGTCTGTTGCTATCTGATTATGTCTTTTATTTGTAAAGCACCATACTACAGACTCATTGAATGATTACTGCGTCAAAGTATCTCAACTGCTTCTGTGACAGGTAGCGATTGGTCAGCAGTTGCAGGAAGTGTGTCGTCTCCTTTATCATTTTTGTGGTTGGAATGTTTTCTTAAATGTTATCCAGAGGAATTTGAAGGTCTCCACAAATGGGCGTATGGATGATGAAGGCGCTTTTTCATCCTGCTCCCTTTCTTCAGTCAGAATTTGGCCTTATTTCAAAGTTTGTTGTAGAATGAAATGACAAGGCAATGAGCGAGAAGTGTCAGTTTCAGAACTTGATACTCCTCATTTGTTTTAGAAATATAAGGCATAGATTACAGCGAAGTCTCCCTCCATACCTGCCACATGCCCAACGCAGAAGGCAACAATTAATTAGCCATTAAGAGACTTCAGTAGTGTTGTGTAACCACTCAAGGAGGAATTAAAAGTCACGCAATAGGGCAATAAAAACACGCAATAGGGGAAACTGAGCAATAGAAAATTAGTAGGACTACTAAATTTACACACAGTCTTGAAACCAATGTGAAATTATTTCTGTACATGTGTGGAAAAGGTACGAATTGCCTTTATTACTAATCAGTCCAAGACGAAACATGTAACGACAATCGGGCAAAATTGGAGCATTTATCCACCATTGCTTACAATTAAAGGCAGAAAAGGCTGAATTTGTATTTGATGTTTCAGAAGAATTATCATGAACAATTAATAAACTAGTTTCCAAGTGTGTCTAGTGGTTTCTACTCTGATTTTCTTGGAATTTTTTAAGGCCCACAATTATAAAAATTGCTGAAAACTGATGCTTCTGTCAtcagttaaaaataattgaaatcaaGACATTTAAATAAGAGGCGCGTAACAAACATTCAAAGAACCACATCCAAACTGAGGCACTTGCGAGATTGCTGAATTTTTCAAGCAATGTTTAAACTCATTTGCTAGCGACCGACACCTCAAGTGCTCTATAATCATATTTTAGCTGCAAATGTGAGGGGTTGGGGGGACTGCATGAAATAACCTAGGAAGGGAAGAGCTGCCTCTTTTAAACCTTATTATAAAACCCTACGGAAGCCATCTTCACTGCTTATTGGTGTGGCTCGTCTCTCAGGAGCCCCAACTTCCTGAGAGCCTCTTTTCTGTCGGCATCCATTCCCGGCACCATCATCACTGTGTACGTCACAGGGTTTGAGGCTTTTGGGGTAACTGCCCGATCCTCTGTGGCTGTTTTGAGTCGCTGTTCTGGACGAGTACTCTCATTTCCATTGTTAGTGAGGCTATGGCATTGCTGCAGATCTCCGGCCTTTAACCTGTTGTGTTGTTCTGGATGAGATAGTGACATAGGCTGTTGGGGGCACCGTGAGTTGTGGTGGAAACTAGCACTGCTATGCAATGCCTTGTTTCGGGGCTCCGGGGCGACCGAAGCTTGGCAAAAAGAGGGGCTTCTTGACGGATTAATGTTCATCcgactttttaaaaatccatttacCACAGGTAAATTGGACTTGGGGAGCTCCTCTTGGGGAGCTTGTGGAGTTTTACATTCTTGGTCTTTAAGGAGACCAAGCTTTTTCAGAGCTTCTTGTCTCACGATTTTAGGGTCTgttgtgtttttaatgttgtATGATGAGTTTGAGGCCAGGCCATCTTCTTTTTCTATCTTCACAGAGACATTTGAAGGAACCCTTTTGGGTTTTGGTGCAACAGGTGGCGGTACTGTCCTAAACTTGTCAGCCAGTGTGACAGATTTGTCAGGCCTGGCCACATTTATGTGATTTGGATCTTCTGTGATGATCGAAGAGGGTTTTACCAAGTCTATGGTGTGATCCACGGTAGGACATAAAGGTGTTTTCTTTGTGGAAGCACTCCTTCGTAGATAAACAAGTGCATCGTAGGATAAAGGTCCTCTTTCACCGTTTTTTATGAAACTGTCTTTAGGTTTGGTTGTAGATGGCATCAGACCGTTAAGCTCAAAAGTAACATGAGGATCAGTAGGCTTCTGGCTAGAGTTGGTGGTAAATGAAACTGACTTCTTCTTTAAATGGATACCTGGTTTTGGGTTTGGTTTAGATTGATGAGAGTTGCTTGCCAGAACAAAAGGCGTTGGTACAAGATAGTTCTGTATGTGTTTATGCTCCA
Encoded here:
- the LOC144203025 gene encoding dynein regulatory complex subunit 2-like gives rise to the protein MPKKKGKKGKRVGDDPLLRPKIMREKLKKEDDYAAINVVKLNDTHRLGQRSNRCEEIKEELTALRRTFDRRDPNLNRAVEGFTCSLQKMERLSAQSWRVHHEHVERLRDIQKKRLKFLQEQWDLGQDAFATKLELLSQKMATHFLQSRIGFEETLLHLERHHQQALATIHMLYSEPIVAHSVYEKIKAFEVEECFLDLNVKVLKNQKADNRYYYDMEKVEGMEDKKNVSLTTAKKSVALYNTILETQSRLGTIEKTNSDMLAKLTEARNDSKAKILMLLNQMAENRVPIQVMIKKASVNSNAAANGLKLIIAKGARLLKVAEMCRHLEAMQKEELGFSEKLASDSETQLAEPSPMYEFPELRKRYNNAQLHGDLLKMRCEHLQQENQQLQLLKQQRFQAKTVNPDTHKGPHNPLRVIMAPIMEENAPIQRHSVVEGVRALKLLKLNK
- the LOC144203024 gene encoding uncharacterized protein LOC144203024; its protein translation is MPKSDTWLYGTGLETLAGMENASSCDSVVSGLSAFSDDSLEHLSAEEKACLMFLEETIESLDTEDEREISNKEMGLLPTPSTLASRLADLSASMSKTKLSGLRKHNSMETIREKVEHKHIQNYLVPTPFVLASNSHQSKPNPKPGIHLKKKSVSFTTNSSQKPTDPHVTFELNGLMPSTTKPKDSFIKNGERGPLSYDALVYLRRSASTKKTPLCPTVDHTIDLVKPSSIITEDPNHINVARPDKSVTLADKFRTVPPPVAPKPKRVPSNVSVKIEKEDGLASNSSYNIKNTTDPKIVRQEALKKLGLLKDQECKTPQAPQEELPKSNLPVVNGFLKSRMNINPSRSPSFCQASVAPEPRNKALHSSASFHHNSRCPQQPMSLSHPEQHNRLKAGDLQQCHSLTNNGNESTRPEQRLKTATEDRAVTPKASNPVTYTVMMVPGMDADRKEALRKLGLLRDEPHQ